A genome region from Triticum urartu cultivar G1812 unplaced genomic scaffold, Tu2.1 TuUngrouped_contig_5012, whole genome shotgun sequence includes the following:
- the LOC125528648 gene encoding 60S ribosomal protein L24-like, giving the protein MVLKTELGRFSGAKICLGKGIRSIRAQNQVFLFSNSKCKRYFHNHLKPAKFTWTARFRKQHKKDIHAEAAKKRWRTTKRPYSRSIVSASLDVIQKKRAEKPEVRDAAREAALREIKERIKSCFKKKKRIKKTKDEKRAKKVGVTKSRKTTARQRERPQTR; this is encoded by the exons ATGGTTCTCAA GACAGAGCTCGGCCGTTTCAGCGGTGCAAAGATATGCCTAGGGAAGGGTATCCGATCCATCC GTGCCCAAAATCAGGTATTCCTTTTCTCGAACTCCAAGTGCAAGCGCTACTTCCACAACCATCTCAAGCCCGCTAAGTTCACATGGACGGCCAGGTTCAGGAAGCAGCACAAGAAG GATATCCATGCCGAGGCTGCAAAGAAGAGGTGGCGCACAACCAAAAGGCCATATTCCAGGTCTATTGTCAGTGCTTCTCTTGATGTCATCCAGAAGAAGAGAGCCGAGAAGCCTGAGGTCCGTGATGCAGCCAGGGAAGCAGCTCTCCG TGAGATCAAGGAGCGGATCAAAAGTTGTTTCAAAAAAAAGAAGCGGATCAAAAAGACCAAGGACGAGAAACGGGCTAAGAAGGTGGGGGTGACGAAGTCCAGGAAGACGACCGCCCGGCAGAGGGAACGCCCCCAAACCCGGTAA